In Blastocatellia bacterium, the sequence CCATGTGAGCCCGGAATAATTCCGCCGGAGTTCAGGCGCTAATCTGGGGATGGCTGTTTGGGCGTGTTCATACGCGTCGTCATCTTGGATGATGTCCGCGGTCATCAGCATCAGGCGCGATAACACAATCAGGTTGCTTTGCATAAGGTCAAGATCGTCACTTCCCTTTGTTTTCTTCCCTTGTAGGTCAACCCCTGAAGCGGCGACAAGCAATAGCCCGCGGATGATCGAGACCTCTTTACAAGCCTCCCCATTTAATACGACCAAAGCTGATTTCATGATTCCGGATTGCTCGGAGTAGAGCAGGCGAGTCACGTCGAGAAAAAAGTCTAGTCTAGCTTCAGCCGGCACGAGTTGTTGCCCCTGTGGGATCCAGGTGGCTGCCCGGCAATCGAGTTCGTTCAGCCGTTGAATCAGGGCCAGGACGGCCGCGAGTTGGGCAATCACCGTTAAGGTGCGTGCCTTTGACTCAGCCGCATTTTCCAACTGTCTGGTCATCCGGCGCAGCATCTTTCTTACTTTCCTATGGCAAGTGCGAACCAGCGCCTCCCCATCGATTGCTTGAGTATTAACCAGCTCTTCATCCTCCGAATCACGAAGGTCCTCTTCACTTCTTGCATACCCGGCAGAGGAATGGACCTCCGCCTGTAATCCCACCCCTAACCGGTGGATCAGCGCATCGAGCAATAGCCCGAGATCGCCGGCAGAAATTGAAGCCGGCTTATTTTTCTTTCGCCGCTTAATATCTTTGAGCGGAATTCTATAAGAAGCCTGCGCGGTCGGCTCTTCAGCAGTTGCCTCTTCACCCGTTGTGGCTTTCCTCACGACTTCAAGCGAGGCTTCTGTCACGTCGTCAAAGATCACCTTCTCGACAACTCGCATCAACTCTTCGAGCATTGGCGTGCCGCCTTCGAGTGATGCGAGGGCCGTCTTTAACTCTCTTTGACGGCTGGTCAGCGCCGATTCAGAAAGCTCTTTTTCGTGGTGAACGATGGCAAAGACTGGCAGCCTGTCCTCTGATCGGAGTTCGAGGAGTGACGCATTCATACGGACATGGTCATCGGCAACGGCAAAATATAAGACGTCATTTGGAGTTGCCACTCCTGTACATAAGCCAAGGAGGTCACTGTTTGCGTCAAGTATCCTCGCTTCTTCGGTTTGTGTGAGGTTAAACGACTGGGTATCAATTTCGAACCCATCATCGGTGGCGATGGCGATCACAGGCAGATGCCCGTGTGATGTATCGCGATCGTTCGGTCGCTTGATCATCGCGCGCCAGGCGTCTTGAGACACCCGCGGCTGCTTGGCCAGCCCTTTGATGCCCAGAACTTTCGCGACTGAGTTCTTGTTTGTCGTTATTCGAAGGATGACAGCTTCAGCGTTCCGCAATGCCGGTGGATTCAGCCAAGCCGGGCCGCTGGGATTTGCGCTTCCGGTGATTAATGCTTCCTGGCCGTCCTGACACTCGAATAGGATTGCCTTCGCATGCAAATAGCCGATCCCCTCACGCAGAGACTCCGTATCAACGAATTTCGCGTTAGTAAACGTCCGCCCGGCTTCCTCGGAAATTGAAACCGTATGGGAATCAACCCCAACAACCAACTCGGCAGATGCAAACTCGGCAGCTAGTCTCTTCAGAAACTGCAAATCAGAATCGAAGTAGGGGCCAACGACGGTTACCCTCTTTACGTCGCCGGGTAGTTTCTGCCTGACCCTGTCCCAAAGCGCGGCGCCTTTCGGCATTGTCCCCATAAAAGACGTATCAAGACTAGATGACACAGAGCCTTTCAGCCACCCTGCAAATCCCTCAATCTCTGAGATTGACGACTGGAGCGGCTCAGGTAAATTGTTCGCCCAGGCTTTGACGAACTCCCAGGCGGCTTGGATCGCCGCGAGCGCTTGCTCGTCTTTCTCGCCCGAGAACTCAAATCGATTGGTGATTTCGCGGTTGTGGCTGAAGCCTGCCAGCGTTGCGTTATGGCTCCCGACAAACAACTGCCCACGAGACTTGCCGATCAGGAAGAGCAGCTTGGGATGGAAAGCTTGCGCCGCTTTGATCGGCAACAGCCTATAAGCTTTGCCCGCAAAGCGCGGGCGGGTACTGCTCGCCTGAAGCGCCGCGCCGCACTGCCTGGCATCCATCAATAGTAGATTATGCCGACATCCAGCGGAGAGAAAGTGTCTTAATAGGACGTCTTCGTAGAACGGAAAATACACGTTGAAGGTGGTAACGAGCGATGCCTCGTACTTCCCTCTGCGCAGGTCATGAAGAATAGAGACTGCCTCAACCACAACACTTCTCCTTCAGCGCTTCGCCCCTGTCCGTAATCGAGAACGCTCCTGTTTCAGGGTCTAAGTGCAGCGCGCCGAGGTCCCATAAAAACTGCAACGCCTGCGCCAAGCGTGGATGGCTGAACACCGGCGGCGGTGCCCCAACAACAATCAAGCCCTGCTCGCTAGGTCTTATCTTAAACGTATCTCTATTCTCATAACGCAGCTTGCGAAGCGCGACTCTAAAGTGAGTCTCAATCCCCCAGGTCGTCGAAAGCCAGCCCAGTAACCCTGCGGTCGTGAATGCTGCCCAGGTGCTCCTTTCATGCACACAGAACGAATTGAGATTGATCGGGTAAGGAGCCAGGTAAGCCGGCGATTGAATGTAGGCCCCGTAGCCTCCCTCGGTTTTACGTCCACGTACGGACAGCGTCAGGATGATTCCCACTGCCGCTCTGACCACCTCCTCATGGCAGTCATCGGGGTCAAAGTGATGCGGGATGTCGCCCAATTTGAACCCAAGCTGAATCTCATGATTAGGATGTGTCCAAGACTCAATTGGCGGAATACGCCGATCAGTCTGGCTTAACGCTCCCGCAAAGGAGTTGCCGAATGCCGATGCGACCGATGAGGCAAAAGATGATTCAAACCAGGATCGGTACGCTTCACTATTAGAGGGGTTCAATCCAGTCTTTTGCAGCTTGTCGAGTCCAGCCCAGAAGATACTCTGCACCGCAATCGAGAGGAGTTCGTTCCGCTGATAAATCTGCCAGCCTTCCTGAATCGCTTTTAATGGCGCAGGGACCGCCCAGCGCCCTCCGTCCGGCAGAGATTGGGCGTATGCGCAGGCGCGGAACGTATCAACGGTCAGACCATCTGAGGCTTGCCCAGGAGACATCGTCGAAAGACGAGATGCCAAGTCCAGCGCGAGTCCCAACGTCTTGCGCCTATTTTCTCCAGGCGTGTCGCCGAAAACTCCTTCCTGGTTGAAGATCAAGTCTGTCAGGGCTTCCAGTTCCTGCTTGCTTGAGGTCAAGTAGCAAGGGCAAAAGCGACGCAGGGCCTTTAGATCATCGGCTTGTACTCGATCTTGCTCCAATACGTCAAAAAACTTCTTTCTGTCGACCATTCGGTCAAACGCCACTGCCAGGAGTTCGCCCCGTTCGGGGCTGTATCCCACTCCTTGCCGAGCATCCCCGCCGAGTATTCCCAATTCCCGAAGGGTTGAAAGGTAGTATTGCCCCAATCCACCAAGCCGGTTCTTGAAGTACCTGTGGCCGGTGTCCTCACTCGTCGTTGCGTAGATTGAGAGCCTGATTGATTTGCCTGACTCGGTTTGTTCCCAAACCGGTACAAGCGTGTTTCTGCCAACCAGTCCGCCGCCATGCTCCCATAAAAGGCCTTCTGTTTGGTTCGTATGCCATGCGCCTATCAGAGTCAAAAGGCATTCGGCTCGTCTCAGGATATCTTGAAAGGGCTTTTGTCTCAGTGGGCCTTGATGCCTTTCAGTAGCCCATACCAGCCAGGGGTAAAAAGCATAAAGTCGCGCGCGATCCGTCACATTCGTAATGCCGGGGAGCAATTGCGAGTAAAGATTCTCACAAGGTGCTCTGACGGCAAGATCGTCTTGCCCCCTGATTTGAAGCGCCGGATCAACCCATGCTGTTGTAATCATCAGCTTAACCTGCGGATCTGTCGTTTTGATGCCTTTCTATTGAAATCGCCCGTTCATTCTGTTGCTTACACCAACAATCAGAATCTGATTGTTGGTGTAAGCAACAGTTCGAAGAGGATGGGACAATCTGCAATTGTTAACAGCTCTCTGCGCTCATACCATACTGCGCCCTATACAGGGTGTAAATATAATAATTGTTTCAAGTAGCAATGACGAGCCACACACAAGTTCACGGCTCCACATGATTCTCGATCAAGATCGAAATGGGGTGGAGTTACGCGCCCAGCCGTGCTGGTGACCCGTGTATGACTTGATGAAGGGATAGCCAATTAAGGCTAGATTCGTTACTGAGAATTGCGATGACATCCGCGCTAAGATCCTTGATGGGGCTTGTCTGATTCATCCATTAGTCGGTCCTTCAATGCGCATAAGACCCCTTGCCGCACTCTGGTGACAGACTGGCGAGCCAGCTTCAGCTCATCGAGCGTCCAGCTATTCCGCCTGGAGTTGCTCCGATCTTTTCCCATTGCCTCATTGATAGCCCGATGCAGGCTGCTGATGATCACCTCGTAGTTATTTCGCTCGTCCCCATCGCCTAATCGTGCGACCAAGCTGGCGTCGGTCGGGATTCTCAGTTCTGCCATAATCGAACCCGCCGCGCGGATGATCTCTTTGTTGAGCCATAACCGGTACTGCTTGCGTTCCAGGTCAGGCCGCTTCACCGCGGAGGCGTATGGCCGGGCACCCACGGGGCGATTTAATTCTACGATCTGTTCTCGTATCATCTGGTCAGGGACCTGAACCCCTTGTTCTCTGAGCTTGCCCAGAATGATGTCGATCTGTCCAACGGCCTCCTCTATGTAGGCCGTGTTGATGCCCGCCACTGGCACGAAGGTGTCCACCACGAACCGCTCGATCACCTGATTGGTGACCTCAACGGCTTGCCCTTGCCGCCTCTTCTTCGCCAACGAGCGGCTGTCCGTCTGACGATCTTCCTCGTCGATATAGTTGAGGATTGCCGCTTCCCGGATTTCGTTCTTGAAGTATTCCCATAGCCGGTCCAAGTTCAACCCGACGTGCGATACGACATGGGCGAGGTTGTCGTCCGCTGTTCCGCCCTCCATGTGTCTCAGCGTCCTTCCGACGAATTGCACGTAAGGTGATAGGGAGCGGTAAGGCCGGAAGATCGCCGCTATCGAGACATTCGGGTTGTCGTAGCCTTCTCCCAGTATCCCCACTTGAACAATGCAGTCATACCGCCCGCCTTCAAAATCCGCCAGGCGGCGCTCACGCTCCTGTAGTGACATCCCTTCGCTGGCGACGTAGACGCTGCGAATGCCTCGGCTCTCATACAGCGTGACGATTTGAATGGCATGGCTGATAGAGCAGGCAGCCGCGACGATCTGATGAGGCAAGCCACTCTTGCGTTTCTCTAGCAGGATGCCGATGCTTTGATCAATAATCGTTTCATTGCAGAGTTCCGAGAGCGCCACGCCCCTGGAGAACCAGGTCTCCTCGCGCATCTCCATGATCTCCTCATAGCTGAACTCGCGGCTCTCGCCTTCGATGGTGAAGGTCATTCTGGACGCGACCGCGTCCACCTTCATCACATTCTTGACGTAGCCTTTGCTGATGGCCTGGGCGAGGCGGTACTCATAAATCCGCTCCGCGACGATTGGCTTATTGTCGCTTCGGAATGGAGTAGCCGTCAGGTAGAGCTTCATGGCGTCTGGGAAAGCGTCGTTGACTTTCCGCCACGATTCGGCAGGAACATGATGCGCTTCATCAACGATGACCATGTCGAAAAAGTCGCTGTCGAACAGCGGCAGCCAGCCTTGCATCTGCTGGACGTTGGCAATAATCATGTCTGCACGCAGACAGTCCTCGCAGTTTGCCTGACCACGTTCCAGCACGACGAAAGTGGGCAAGTGGTTGATGTCGGTAAACACGCCGCATTTCAAGTAGAAATTGTTCGTGGTTGAAAGCGCCTTCTCGACCATGCTTTTAATGGTTAGGTTCGGCACGATAATGAGCACGCGACCTCTGGCGACCCCGAATGGGGCGATACAAATGATGCCGGTCTTACCGCACCCGGTGGGGATTTCGACAATTGCAGGGGCGGAAGGCTGCTGGCTGAAGTAGTCACGGATGGCGAGATAGGCTTCGGCCTGCGGGTCGCGCAATCGCTCATTGCCGACGATTCTGGCAGGAGCATTTTGAAAATAGTCTGTGAGTTCGGCCAGTCGTCGCTGCTGAAGTACCAGCAATCGCTGGGCTGGCTCAACGAGATGGGTACTCTTCGCCAGGTTACACTCATGGCAGAGCTGCCGGAGGTTGAAGACCACCGCTTCCCCCCCTGATGCGGCAGGCAGCAGATGGTCCAGATGCCGCATCAACACTTTCCCATCAATGGGCCGACCGCAGGTCTGGCATTGTTTGGCGTCGAAGAAGAGCACTTGCCGGCGGATTGCTTCGGGGATATAGCCCATTGTGATTCCTCCCTGTGTAGTTAATCTATATCCGCATGGCTGTGGCGAGGCATGGCTTCATCTGAGCTTTGGACGAGTGACGGCAGAAGCCATCTTTGCTATCTTATCTACCTCGAAATCAGGCTAAGGCGGCCTCACCTCACGAATGAAGGAGATCGCTCATAATTCCAGCAACGACAGCCCTCCGGCACCAACCCAGGGCGATGACATATTAGAGCTATTTAATCCTGAGCGCAAGTGGAGAAGAGCGTCGCTCATCTCACCAGGGGGAGAACACTGATGGGAAGGGCATCGCGGGCAAAGCCGGCGCGTCTGGCTGATAAACTCCTGCGAATACGGACGGCGCTCGGACTCTCGCAGAATGAGATGATCAGCCGCTTGGGGCTGACAGAAGAACTCCTGCGAGAGGAAGTCTCTGCCTTCGAGCGGGGGATACGTGAGCCGCCCTTACCAGTCTTGCTGAAATACGCGCGGGCGGCAGACGTTTACGTGGATGTGTTAATTGACGACGAGTTGGAGCTGCCCGAGAAACTACTGAGTGGGCCCAAGGACCAAGCTGTCGCTCGTGCATCTGCGGCGAGAAAACAGAAGAGGAATCTGCGATCGTAAGTTGAAAGGAGCGGGAAGCATAGGGCGGGGAGTCTCCAGAATTTCTCCGTGATTCTCACAGGGACTCTATAAACGATCTGGGCACGCAGGGCCTTATTCACCTTTAGATTGACCTCTCAACCAGCACAATCCCTCAATGGTACCTGGAGCAGTCCGTCAGCGCTTTAAGGTACCGGCACATCTTCATATCAAATAATGGGGAATCTCGCCCCAATAAGATAAAACCATGAACGGCCATTTTCTTCCCACTACCAAGCCCTATCTCTACTGAATCCTATTGCTTCAACTGGCCAACAGGCTCAATTAAGTGGCACAGGATTTGATATGGGGAAAATCGCTTTGCTGCCCCTTAATGCCCCCAAACAGTTGCACGGATAGATAGCGAATCCGGTTGTGGCCCCATTTGGAAATCGGCCCTCGCTACCTACATCTCGGTCGTGGACGCCCTTATCAGGCAGACCGACCAGAAAGGTACTCATATTTTGAGGCTGGCCAGTTATGAGCACTACGGTGTTTTTGAGTTAGGATTCTTTCAACAGGAGGCGGTTCATTTTGCGCTGGTCGCCTTCGAGAATAACGTGCCGGCGGCGCTTGAAGTCATGCCGACGGGATCGGGTAAGACCGTGGTGGGTGTCTGCGTCGCCATACACCTCTGCGTGCAATACAAGTGCCGCACGTTGATCCTCGTGCATAGGCACGAACTCATGCAGCAGTGGGGACAGGTGATCAAATTGGCTTGCCCAGGCCTGCGGGTTTCTTTCGTTAGCAACAGATCGA encodes:
- a CDS encoding helix-turn-helix transcriptional regulator, whose amino-acid sequence is MEKSVAHLTRGRTLMGRASRAKPARLADKLLRIRTALGLSQNEMISRLGLTEELLREEVSAFERGIREPPLPVLLKYARAADVYVDVLIDDELELPEKLLSGPKDQAVARASAARKQKRNLRS
- a CDS encoding DEAD/DEAH box helicase family protein; translated protein: MGYIPEAIRRQVLFFDAKQCQTCGRPIDGKVLMRHLDHLLPAASGGEAVVFNLRQLCHECNLAKSTHLVEPAQRLLVLQQRRLAELTDYFQNAPARIVGNERLRDPQAEAYLAIRDYFSQQPSAPAIVEIPTGCGKTGIICIAPFGVARGRVLIIVPNLTIKSMVEKALSTTNNFYLKCGVFTDINHLPTFVVLERGQANCEDCLRADMIIANVQQMQGWLPLFDSDFFDMVIVDEAHHVPAESWRKVNDAFPDAMKLYLTATPFRSDNKPIVAERIYEYRLAQAISKGYVKNVMKVDAVASRMTFTIEGESREFSYEEIMEMREETWFSRGVALSELCNETIIDQSIGILLEKRKSGLPHQIVAAACSISHAIQIVTLYESRGIRSVYVASEGMSLQERERRLADFEGGRYDCIVQVGILGEGYDNPNVSIAAIFRPYRSLSPYVQFVGRTLRHMEGGTADDNLAHVVSHVGLNLDRLWEYFKNEIREAAILNYIDEEDRQTDSRSLAKKRRQGQAVEVTNQVIERFVVDTFVPVAGINTAYIEEAVGQIDIILGKLREQGVQVPDQMIREQIVELNRPVGARPYASAVKRPDLERKQYRLWLNKEIIRAAGSIMAELRIPTDASLVARLGDGDERNNYEVIISSLHRAINEAMGKDRSNSRRNSWTLDELKLARQSVTRVRQGVLCALKDRLMDESDKPHQGS